The following proteins are encoded in a genomic region of Ailuropoda melanoleuca isolate Jingjing chromosome 10, ASM200744v2, whole genome shotgun sequence:
- the ACAT2 gene encoding acetyl-CoA acetyltransferase, cytosolic, giving the protein MSAGFDPVVIVSAARTAVGSFNGALATVPVHDLGSTVIKEVLKRAAVAPEEVSEVIFGHVLAAGCGQNPVRQASVGAGIPYSVPAWSCQMVCGSGLKAVCLAAQSIGIGDSSIVVAGGMESMSKAPHFIHLRAGVKIGEVPLADSILCDGLTDAFHNYHMGITAENVAKKWQVSREDQDKFAVLSQNRTESAQKAGYFDKEIIPVFVSSRKGLTEVKTDEFPRHGSNMEAVSKLKPYFLTDGTGTITPANASGINDGAAAVVLMKKSEAANRGLTPLAQIVSWSQVGVEPSIMGTGPIPAIKQAVAKAGWSLEDVDIFEINEAFAALSVAITKELGLNPEKVNIQGGAIALGHPLGASGCRILVTLLHTMERKGGRRGVAALCIGGGMGIAMCVQRG; this is encoded by the exons ATGAGTGCAGGCTTTGATCCCGTGGTCATCGTCTCGGCGGCGCGGACCGCCGTAG GCTCCTTCAATGGTGCCTTAGCCACCGTCCCTGTCCATGACCTGGGCTCAACTGTCATCAAAGAAGTCCTGAAGAGAGCCGCTGTGGCTCCCGAAGAGGTGTCGGAGGTCATATTTGGACACGTTTTGGCAGCAG gTTGTGGGCAGAATCCTGTTCGACAAGCCAGTGTGGGTGCAGGGATCCCTTACTCTGTTCCAGCGTGGAGCTGCCAGATGGTCTGTGGGTCAGGCCTGAAAGCCGTGTGTCTTGCAGCCCAGTCAATAGGGATAGGAGACTCCAGCATTGTGGTTGCAGGAGGCATGGAAAGTATGAGCAAG GCTCCTCACTTCATTCATTTGAGGGCAGGAGTCAAGATTGGGGAAGTGCCACTGGCCGACAGCATACTCTGTGACGGGCTTACCGATGCGTTCCACAACTATCACATGGGCATCACAG CTGAAAATGTAGCCAAAAAATGGCAAGTGAGTAGAGAAGATCAGGACAAGTTTGCGGTTCTGTCCCAGAACAGGACAGAGAGTGCACAGAAAGCTGGCTACTTTGACAAAGAGATTATACCAGTTTTTGTATCTTCTAGAAAAG gTCTTACTGAAGTGAAAACAGATGAGTTTCCTCGCCATGGGAGCAACATGGAAGCCGTATCGAAGCTGAAGCCTTACTTTCTTACAGATGGGACGGGAACAATCACTCCAGCTAATGCTTCAG GAATAAATGACGGGGCCGCGGCTGTGGTGCTTATGAAGAAGTCAGAGGCTGCTAATCGAGGGCTCACACCGTTAGCACAGATTGTTTCCTGGTCACAAGTCGGTGTGGAGCCTTCCATTATGGGGACAGGACCAATTCCAGCGATAAAGCAAGCT GTTGCAAAAGCAGGTTGGTCCCTGGAGGATGTGGACATATTTGAGATCAACGAAGCCTTTGCAGCCCTCTCTGTTGCAATAACTAAAGAACTTGGATTAAACCCAGAGAAG GTCAACATTCAAGGAGGGGCCATAGCCTTGGGCCATCCTCTTGGAGCATCTGGCTGTCGGATTCTTGTTACCCTGTTACACACGATGGAGCGAAAGGGTGGACGTCGCGGTGTTGCTGCACTGTGCATCGGGGGCGGGATGGGCATAGCGATGTGTGTTCAGAGAGGATGA